ACTGCCTGGGCCCTACTTGCAGCTTTTCCGAACCACGTCAGATGCGCTTTGCATTTCTGCAGGGTGATGGGTTTCTTTGCAATTAAAACAGGCATGGGTCAGGAAGCATGCACGCCATCCAAAGCAGGTGCTGGCATCCTCGAGCGCCTTTGTGGGCATGCTGAGCTGGCAAAGAGTTACGCCCTGTCTGGGGCTAAATCTGTCTATGGCTCATCGGAGCAGGGCAAATGACTTCTGAAGTCAGCAGTTCCACTTAACCTGGCCAGAAGAAAGCATCTGTTGAGCATCTCCCAAGGGTAGTCTGGTTCCTGATGCAGAGTAATCCTGTTCACGCGGCATATCGGGGTGGTGGTAAGGGGAGTAGAATCCCTGTCCTGTCCCCATTCATGCCACAATCTAAACAGCACTTTTTGCCGCCCTGCATCCAAAGCTCTGtatatgtatgttttattttatttaagataTATTTGTGCAACTGATCCTGGCATGGATGcaaggagattcccccccccccctgcagagagTAGAAAGCAGTTTGAAAGAGCAATTTGGTTCTAGGGGtcatcctgcttttcttttgGCTGTCCTGTTTTTTGCTTCTTGTAAACAGGTTTGGCGGGCTTTGTTTCAAAAACTTGCAAGCCCTGTTTGACCAGAGGCAAGAGTGGGACAAAAGTCATATGTGGGGATGTCATGGGAAGCAAAGCCTCTCTCAAGCCATTTGCTTTTACAAGAAAGACAAAGAAAGAACACCTCCCACATTTCAACTTCTATAATTGTGTTGGCCTTTTTTGCCGCAGCAGCACACTAGATGGCTGTCATTCAGAAAGTAACTCTGATCAAGGGAAGGCTACAACTTGgtttgcttgaacacatgaacacatgaagctacctcatactgaatcagacccttggtccatcagagtcagtattgtctgctcagtccggcagcggctctccagggactcaggcaggggtctttcacatcacctactcgcctagtccttttaactggagatgctggggattgaacctgggacattctgcatgccaggcaggtgctttaccaatgagccacagcccctcccctcctatatctctctgtctctctcgctCTCTGCAGACAGATTTGCCAAATGCCCTCATTCTCAGTGTCAGCAAAGTGTAGGCGCTTCCTGCTAACGGAGAAGTAAGATAGCAGCTTGTTCTCATGAACAGTTAAATAATTTTCATTGCTGGTTTCATTCCTTTTAGCATCCAGGGTGGGGGCATGTTGCTTGTTGGAGCTTTCGGACAGAAATATCTGATCAACCCAACCAGGCTGAAAGAAAGGGTTGTGTGTCTGGATTTGAACCCTCCTGGACGTCAGCCAAACAGCTCGAGATCTCGAGAGCAGTTTAGCAGAATTGCGCAGATTGCTTTGTTGTCTCGGCAAAAGGTTTCCGAGAGGGTTCGGCCCCTCGATGAGGAGCTCCTTTCATCCTGTTCTCTTGACCACAAGGCAGATAAAGTTAAAATCACAGGCACAATCATAAAAATGAAATTAACCCACTCCGCAAGCCCACCTGTTCTCCTGCCCCACTGCAAGATTAAGGCCTGTGGTCAAAGCAAGCAAAACCTTTCAATGATTCACTAGTGGGAAATAGGGATGCTCTtcaaacccctccttccccaggccCACCCCCACATCTGGAATTTTACAACCTGGAATTAGCAACCctatcagtaggattgccaacctccaggtactagctggagatctcctgcttttacaactgatctccagccgaaagagatcggttcacctggagaaaatggcggctttggcaatttcactgtatggcattgaagcccctctccttatatgctgactttctctacaatttaaggcagaatcaaactggcttacaatcaccttcccttcccctccccacaacagacaccttgtgaggtaggtggggctgagagagttgtgactagtccaaggtcacccagctggctttgtgtggaggagtagggaaaccaatccagatcaccagattagagtctgccactcatgtggaggagtggggaatcaaacctgtttctccagatcagaccgctccaaaccactgctcttaaccactacaccgcactagcTTCTCAAATTGCCTTCATCAGTGACATTaagcaatgctttaaaaaaactaattaaaatgtTCCTCTTTATTTAGCAAGGGAATAGGGGgttgtgtggaggaggaggaggaggaggaagaagaagaattggttttatatgccaactttctctaccacttaagggagactcaaactggcttacaatcaccttcccttccccacaacagacaccctgttaggtaggtggggctgagagagctctaagagagctgtgactagctcaagatcacccagctggcttcatgtgaaggagtggggaaacaaatccagttcaccagattagcctccaccgctcatgtggaggagtggggaatcaaacccagttctccaggttagggtCCGCCCAGGCAGCCCAGAACCCCCCAGAAATGAGAGACACAGATAtacacagattttaaaaagctgGCAATCGCCCAAACATATTTTAATACGACACATTTTAGTACAAACCATTAGAACCAAAAGGTTTCTGAAATTCAGAGCCATCAAGCATTACATGGTGCAGCAGAAAAGTTAATACAAAGTTTAAATTATAAGAAGAATAAATCTGTCTTTAATCCAATATAGAAAATAGATATGGGggtacgtttttttttttttaattatccttGATAACAGTCATATTTGGTCTTTCTGAAGGGAATACTCAGGACATAAATATTTCTTTCCCCCCGACAGAAGTGAAGACATTATACGCACTGATCTCCCCTTTTAACAGTGGGTCTGAAAGATCAAGGAAAACAAAACGAAAAACAAGAGGGCTGTTAGTTTCCAGCCTGCAAACCggacaaaaatatatatacgAATGCGGCCTGGGTCCCGTCCCCACAACTCGGGATTCTGCAGGGTTGTGGAAGCCGGCAGAGAGGAGCTACTGGGACATTTCTCCTGGGCCCTGATTTGGAGAGCAAACGGAAAAACCCCTGAGAAACTATCACGCCTCCGTGTCCGGGAGAACCGCAGGAGACAACTCGGATCCTCGGTTTTACGGCACGAACGTctctttctctccacccccccccaccccgcaaagaGGGGCAAGGAGGTTCAGACATACTCTCTCGCCGAGGGGGGCTGCGATTGCCGGTAGTACTGCTGTCCTCTGTCTTCCGGCCTGGGGCACGAGCAGGACAAGAAAGACCCTCCCAGCAGGACCAAACAGGCCGCCGACCATCCGACGAACAGAGCAGGTCCAAATTCATACCTGGGGCAAAGAGAGAAGGTTGAATGAACGCAAACCAAGCAGTCGCCTTGGCCGGCGGCGCTTGAAAAGACCCACGGTAGCGTCCCAAGGTCATCCGGATCGCCAGCAAAACAGGGTTTGCTAGAGATGGGACAcgggtaggtggggccgagagagttcggagagaactgcgaccggcccaaggtcacccagcaggcttcatgtggaggagcggggaaaccagcccagttctccagattagagtccaccgctcctaaaccctacaccacgctggctctcttttatgcTGTGACCCCTTGGTTTTCTTCCTACATGACTGGGGCAGTCTCATGTTTAATCACAGGAATCTGCTGCCGTCGGGGCTACTCTGCCTTGGCATGTTCCCCTTCTGAATTGGGCCTATAGGCCGACGTGCCCCCCTCCCTCTGGCAGAGGCTAGGCATGGCATTTATTCACCTGGCGTTAACTGGCGTGCTTGGACTGAAGAATTCAACCGTCACCCGTACTGCATACCATGAAACAGCCGTCATTGTGCACAGACCTGGGAACAGAGAGGAAAACCCAAAGTAtctagttttttcccccctagaGAGTTAAGGTTGCTCAGCTTGATGAAGCCAAGATGGCTAGTTTTACAACTGGCCTCTGCAGCTgtgtatgatgatgatgatgaagaagaagaaggaggaggaggaaggaggaggaggaggaggaggagaagaagagttggttttgatatgccgattttctctaccacttaaggcagaatcaaaccggcttacaatcaccttcccttcccctccccacaacggacaccctgtgaggtaggtggggacgagagagttctcagagctgtaacttgcccaaggtcacccagctgacttcgtgtgaaggagcggggaaacaaatccagttctccagattaccctccgccgctgatgtggaggcgtggggaatcaaacccagttcttcggatcagagtccaccgctccaaaccactgctcttaaccactacaccatgctggctctcccgaTAGCTTTGGCAGGCAGGGTGCTGAAGAGgtatggtggctcagtggtagattgcCTGCATGCGCACTTGGGAAATGCATTCTCTCCCACCTGATGTTTGACTATTTCAGACAAAGTTGGGGGGCATAGGGCTATCAAGACATGACCCCTTACAAATCCAAAGGGGTAACTTGGTCTTTGGAAGGGTGCAGCTGTAATTAGAACGGCACTGCAAAACTTTTCCAATCTCGGCGCCAAAAGAAGCGACACCAAGGTAAGTTCTCATCCCGACACACTCTAGCATTGGGCCAGACGGGTTTGCCAGCTTTCGGTGCTGCTGAAATCCCTATCCCTCAGATAGACTGCTCCTGCTCTGGAGCCACCGTGCCAAGAAAAggtagcagctgctgctttcCTTGGCCTACCAatctgtcccctccccctcctcatcaGTCAATAAACTGTTAAGCAACAAGGAACAGGGCAATGCGAAACAGCAGCCGTGGAACATTATTCATAAAAACAGCTGGGTCAACTGCCCTTGCTAAGCCTCTGAGCATGTGGCTATCTGGCTTTGGCAGCTTCCATCTTGAAAACACGTTTATTTATTCTGCACTGAAAACGTTAAGGGATTCGACACGGTTTTAGTAACTACCAATATAAGGTATGTTTAATGACCATTGTATGGCTTCCCGGGTAATGAATTGCTTCCTgctcgtggcacagagtggtaagttgcagtactgcagtcaaaacctctgctcatgacctgagttcgatcctgacagaagtcagtttcaggtagccggctcacggtcgactcagccttccatccttctgaggtcggtaaaatgaggacccagcttgctgggggtcaagtggagatgactggggaaggcactggcaagccaccccgtaaaacacagtctgcctagtaaacgtcgggatgtgacgtcaccccaggggtcagtaatgacccggtgcttgcacaggggactacctttaccttttttctaggtagggttgccaagtccggcttgggaaattctggTGGCGTCTGCGGAGgacagggttcggggaggggagggagcggaGTGGAGGTGCGATGCTGTACAATCTGCCCCCCCACAACATGCTATGTCGTCCGGGGAAGTGACGCTACACTACTAGGACGCACCTTGAAACCGGTGACCTTATTTCTTGGTGCGTGCTGGCATTTATGAATAATGTGCTTGACTAACAGCTCTTGTCAAAGGGAATAAACAGAAGGGGGGCGCCCAgagaactgttttgtttttattttgctagtccttgctcttttttttttccatttggttAATGACTATTATTTTGTAATAATGCCGTAATGATAACGTTGGACTCTAGAACGTCAGCATTTCTCCCAGGACACAGAATTAAAGTTGGAAGCCTCCATGTGCCAGTTCTATATTTTTGGGCGGAGAAAGCATAATTAAGGTAATAAGTGCCTTTAACTCTTCTCTTAAAttgaagggctttaaaaaaaaaaaagatttctttgttctttgaaaagaaaaatctgGGCATTCCATGAGCCTTCTGTCTTAGGTGGAGGCAGGGCAATATTTTATTAACTTGTTCCCTGCCTTTCCACAGAAGCGCAACAGCACTTGAGTATACCATAAAAAGATAAATATATAATACCAACTCCTTTCCTGccaaatatattattatttttttgctatgGCTATTTTtgaagtttttcttttttaaaaaaaatattgcacagTTGCATTATTTCACAGTTGGTCAAGAAAAAGAGAAATGATCACtattcaaataaatacataagtagggggggaaaggagccccgtggcgcagagtggtaagctgcagtcctgcagtccaagctctgctcacgacctgagttcgatcccgacggaagtcggtttcaggtagccggctcaaggttgactcagccttccatccttccgaggtcggtcaaatgagtacccagcttgctgggggtcaagggaagactactgggggaggcactggcaaaccaccccataaaacaaagtctgcctaggaaacgtcgggatgtgacgtcaccccatgggtcagcaatgacctggtgcttgcacaggggaaaaaacacaccccttttccctttctctatccttctctctttcccatgaTCTCTGTTGACAGATAAACTAGCCAAACTCCTGACTCTGAGGATGCTTTTGGCTGGGCAGACAGTAGCTAATTTTTTCTTAGGGTTGGCGTCCCATGGTGAGGGCTTATTTCATTGCCCATCCATTCGCTCATAACTTGCCCTTAATTCAATAAGCTTTTTTAATGGAAGCTTTGAGCCTCAATGTTTTATGAACACGCACTGAATTTTCATCAAACCAACTAGAGGACAAAATCCCTGTGAATTTTAGAAATGGAGcaaacttggggggagggggaatgagaaaTTTAATGACATTATGCTGCCTGtgcccacagcacctaatataataggcctgctcttctgatacaggagagaataggtatgcatcatgactagtatccattttgactagtagccatggatagccctctcctccatgcacatgtccactcccctcttaaagttgaAAAACCAACATGCCTCAAATTATACAGACAAACCCACACCTAATTACTTGTTCTGTCTACTTACTTTTTCTTCCTACCTCCATGGATCTTGGAAGAACACTTGgggatcttggggaggggccgtggctcagtggcagagcctctgtatGGCGTgccgaaagtcccaggttcaatccctggcatctctagttcaagggactaggcaagtaggtgatgtgaaagacctctgcctgagaccttggagagccgctgccggtctgagtagacaatactgactttgatggacccagggtctaattcagtataaggcagcttcatgtgttcctgtgttcaacacacacccttccctccccattttataacaaccttgcaaggtaggatAGGTTCAGGGATCCTGTTCGCAGGGATTGGAATCTGGGTTTTTCTAGGTCTTCAATTCAGCCTTCTAGGGACCACAATGTGTGAACCGTAGGGCAGCGCAGGGAATCCCGGTTTACCTGCGAGCAAGAAGAAGGCTCCTCCCAAGACGGCAATCCAGCTTTTGGTGACGGGGTTCTCATCCCCTACTTTGGTGCACTTCATTCCGATCACGCTGACGATGACTCCCACGAAGCCCAGCAGAATGGACACCACCATTAGAGCTCGGGAGGTCTGGAGGTGAActgcgaaagaaagaaagaaaccccagACCCAGTCTTTGCAACTTCAAGGGGAGACAGAGGCAAATGGCCGTCCAGCACGCTCTAATTTTTCAGGACCGAACGACATGCCGTGTTGGGAGTTCTGTGGTTGCAATTCTTGATACAGAGgaggggctatccagatcaggggaaGGGGGTCCCCACAGTTTCCCTGATCAAaattgctctccctgtgcatttagCCCCAGAAGGGAGGAAGGGTTGCAGGGGTTGTTTTCTCTGCAGGGCTCAAAACAACCTAGAgaggggtgtgtgtaaagtgccatcaagtgacagctgacttaggcaacccagtagggttttcaaggcaagagactaacaaaggtgatAGAaaactttagaatcatagagttggaaggtaccaccagggtcatctagtccaaccccctgcacaatgcaggaaattcacaactacttcccccacacacacccagtgacccctactccatgcccagaagatggtcaaggtgccctccctcttgtgaactgcccaaggtcacagaatcagcattgctgacagatggcaatctatcctctgcttaaaaacctcctgggaaggagcacttcccacttcccgagaaagcctgttccactaaggaactgctctgttaggaaattcttcctaatgtcttcttTCTAACAGTGCAgttcctccatggaacaggcttccttgggaggtggtgagctctccttccctggagatttttgagcagaggttagatggccatctgtcagcaacgctgattctatgaccttaagcagatgatgagagggagggcatcttggccatcttctgggcatggagtaggggtcactgggggtgtggggagggaggtagttgtgaatttcctgcattgagcagggggtggactagatgaccttggtggtaacTTCCCACTCTATCATATAGaatctatatgattctatgatcccttatggggttttcaaggcaagagactaacagaggtggtttgccagtgccttcctctgcagagcaaccctggtctaccttggtggtctcccatccagatactaaccagggctgcccctgcttagcaacagagatctgaggagatcaggctatatataccatgctgccttccctcccagcctcaggctaggggaggggaaagtgccaTTCCAGACAGACATGGACCCctggcagtggcggactgggtctaaaaatattggtcgcctggagacaaagggggcccacctcCAACtatttaagaaataaaataaataaatcccaggcTGGGATTCCCAGCTCAGCTCCATCCCACAGTCCTGACAGTAAAGATCTGAGCCTATATATAACGTATATTAAAATAGCAATGCAAcgtaaattttagttgcatacagtaagaATAGTGGAACTTCAATTAGATTTTCAAGTTACAgcaaggtcattaacatttttgaCATCTTGTCTAATGTTTAAGACATTAGAcatcttggccatttatgcacgggagggctTTGCCTTGAatatgccactctctagatgcacattttccccatccagattctcaaaactgcatgggggcgtactgttgggttttgagaatttggatggggaaaatgtgcatcttaagagcggcaaacccaaggcaaagcctcccaggcataaatggcccttgtctaATGTTCAATGCCATCGGGCAAGCCGACACCCTGGCCAGCCCGCCACCCGACCCCGGGGCCCTCGCCCCTACTagtttgcagtagggttgccaacctccagggggttaaCAAATCAAACAAATGAAGGCATCACTATGCTTGTACCTagataggtttggaaatcagcacagtcaaagtacaaaattacaaaattattattagtgattaggacaaatgacaacaagtgctatacaacaaatacttatcctactactataatacataagattcacttgatgtcaaccattcaggtgtacaattattctttgtgttatagatgcAATTTATCTTTATAGATAATTTATCTCAACCATACTATAAAgataaattgcatatttgcatctataacacaaagaataattgtacacctgaatggttgacatcaagtgaatcttatgtattatagtagtaggataagtatTTGTTGCATAGCACTTGTTGtcatttgtcctaatcactaataataattttgttctTTGACTGTGCtggtttccaaacctccagggggtggctggagatctcccgcgatcaCAACGGATCTCCGTCCCATAGagctcagctcccctggaggaaacggccgcttcgccaattgggctctacggcactgaagtccctccccagctccgccccccaaaacctcccgccgagggcgaagagggacctggcgaccctcgTTTCCAGCCCCCCGCTCCCCACCCTAGTTCTTGCGCCGCAGCTCCTCCCTCCGCGGGCCCCCCGAcggctccctccttccctccccgcgGCGGGACGCACCGTCGAGGGCGAGCAGGGAGTCGTGCAGCTTGCACTGCACCTGGCCGGTGCTCTGCGAGGCGCAGCTCATCCACAGCCCCTCGTAAAGCCCGACGGCCGTGATGATGGCGTCGCCGGCGTAGGAGCTCTGCTTCCACTGCGGCAGGGCCGAGGCGCAGACGGTGCCCACCCAGCCGGCCAGCGCCAAGAAGTAGCCCCCCAGCTGCAGCCCCGCGCTGGCCATGGGGAGCCTCCGACGGGGCGGACGGACGGAGCGGCGAGGCAGGCGAGAGGCGGCCGGCTGGCTCCTCCgacggggcgggcgggcgaggcCAGGGGCCGCCCCCGCCTGGGCATCGCGGGGGCGACGCGCCAGCccatccctccctctctccctcccaccccccccccgggcctgctccctccctccgtcccacCCTGCCAGGCTGGCTCCGGAGCGGGAGGAGGGGCTGCGATCGCGCCGCGgtccgtccgtcccccccccctgccgcccatgctgggggagggggagggttgccaacctccaggtaacgggGGAGAAAGAGACACCACTGTGCTAAtatcgggaggggagggaactcagtacaggagcgaagcgtCTGCAAAgggcaaaaaactttataagctaccaaaatgacataaaaggtcaaggtcccctgtgcaagcaccgggtcattcctgacccatggggagacgtcacatcccgacgttttctaggcagacttttgttttgcggggtggtttgccagtgccttccccactcatctcccctttacccccagcaagctgggtactcatttcacccacctcaaaggatggaaagctgagtcaaccttgagccggcaacctgaacccaacttccgtcgggatcgaactcaggtcgtgagcagagcttttgactgcagtactgcagcttaccactctgtgccacataaCAGTACAGTTatactgtcagcgagggcatgcagtcgagccccgGAAAGCAAGCTCCGTGTTCCCCATCCACCCACCTTTTGGTCCCGTGGGAAAGCCTCTTCTGTTTGGGAGAAAGTTGCTATGGCCAGAGGCTccgatgtctccatttcaaagtagccttcctattgtaaatctgctctgatctcaaggtgtgattttgccggaACCGTCTCGAAGTTTGggagaactctgatgttttgcatttcaaagccattacgtgtagacaattctagtgtgtgcatcctataaagctgatctgtaaCAGCCCCGTAgtcattctaaccttaagttgtatagaccactgaactcatttgctttctgaataaaacttttaaaaactctctgccacgtctggagcgaagtttattattcctgagatgcaacgaggtcctggagtctgacaTATACACACTATATGCACTACTAAGCTGAAACATAccagctaagacaaacaacgtgactacaaggtggagaaaagtgtcaaaaaaaaaggtatgcatcatgactagtatccattttaactagtagccatgaatacccctctcctccatgaacatgtccactcccctcttaaagccttccaagttggcagccatcaccacatcctggggcagggagttccacaatttaactatgcgtgtgtgaaaaaatacttccttttatctgtttaggaTCAGCTCCGCCACAAAAAacctccgccggtggcaaagaaagacctggcaaccctaggggcggGGGCCTTGGGCGCTTTCACACGTGCCGAATAACGCACTTTCAGTCTAGTTtccatgcactttgcagatggatttgcAATCTCTGCTAGCTGCGGACCGAATGGCGGTATTAAGGGCTGAGCAGGAAAGCATGCAGAGACGCACCGGTCAGCCTCCAGTACGCATGGGTGGGTCTTGCCGCCTAAGTCCCCAATTGCGGAGTTTGTTAAACGCAAGCAGCTCTTCAGGGGGCGCTTGTTCACAACTTCACTCAGAAACGGTGCATGCTCTTTTTGATCCTATCAAAAAGATTCCCTCAGGCAGGGGGGGACTGGGTCTAAAAAagttggttgccaggagacaaagacccacaactataaggctgccacttatttatttttataagaaataaataaaatgttcaaaaaagacataagtgggaaaaaggtagaattaaaattttagttgcaaaCAGTAATAGCGTTGGAACGCCCGTTATATATTCTAGCTGCtaaaaaggtcattaacattttaaacatattgtctaatgtttaagggggcccattCCATcgggggcccacagggcccacttgccatcgggcaagctgaccccctggccagtccgccgCTGCCCTCTGGCTTTTGCATTTGCATGCAGGTATGGATCAGTGCCCTGCCCTTGACCAAATGTGTGCTGGATCGGGCTGCaggtagcatagggttgccaggtccctcttcgccaccggcaggtttgggggcgaagcctgaggagggcggagtttggggaggggagggacttggagtcatagagtcc
This portion of the Euleptes europaea isolate rEulEur1 chromosome 19, rEulEur1.hap1, whole genome shotgun sequence genome encodes:
- the CLDN19 gene encoding claudin-19; the encoded protein is MASAGLQLGGYFLALAGWVGTVCASALPQWKQSSYAGDAIITAVGLYEGLWMSCASQSTGQVQCKLHDSLLALDVHLQTSRALMVVSILLGFVGVIVSVIGMKCTKVGDENPVTKSWIAVLGGAFFLLAGLCTMTAVSWYAVRVTVEFFSPSTPVNARYEFGPALFVGWSAACLVLLGGSFLSCSCPRPEDRGQQYYRQSQPPSAREPTVKRGDQCV